A stretch of DNA from uncultured Fibrobacter sp.:
GATTGAGCCCAGCAATCGCCGCATCCATTTTTTCGCGTGATGCGCCAAGTCCAAGAAGTGCGGCAACCGTCATATCGCCGCTGATACCGCAAGATCCATCAAGATAGAGATATTTCATCATTTTACCTTCAACATTCTAAATGCGGCGATGGCCGCCCCGAAACCGTTATCGATATTTACCACCGTCACGCCCTCGGCGCAGGTGTTGAGCATGGTGAGCAGTGCGCTGATTCCACCGAAGGATGCCCCGTACCCGACTGATGTGGGCACGGCAATCACGGGCGCTTTCACGAGTCCGGCAATCACGCCGGGGAGCGCGCCTTCCATTCCGGCAACCGCGATAACCACCGAAGCCTTGCGGATGTCCTCCACCTTCGAAAGCAGGCGGTGCAGCCCCGCAATCCCCACGTCGTACTGGCGCACGACCTTCACGCCGTTAAATTCCAGCGTCTTGGCGGCTTCTTCGGCAATAGGCAGGTCCGCCGTTCCTGCGCAACATACGGCCACAGGCCCGAGTTTTGCAACCGTTTGTGCCGCCTTGCCGCCGGAACGCCCGCGCTTCTGCTTGGCAGGCGTTTCATCTGCTAGCGAAATCGTCCGGGAAAGTTCGTCGTAGCAGATTTTCTCGCCTGCATTTGCGATGAATTCCGCCTGTTCCTTGCTGCATTTGGTCCCTAATACGCGGCAGCCCTTGTCCCGGAACTTTCTAAGAATTTTCAGGAGCTGTTTCGAAGTCTTGCCTGCGCAATAAACGGCCTCGCTAGTGCCTGTGCGCGATTCGCGACTCACGTCCAGCTTGGCAAAACCGATGTCTTCAAAGGAATCTTTTGAAACAAACTTTTTCATACTTCTAATATATCGCTTAGAGTTGACTCTAAGGCAAATGAATTTTTCTAAAAATCAATAAGGTTTCCAGTTGTCTGCGTCTTTTTCTGCGCCGACTTGGAACTTGGAAGAAGGTGCCGCAAAATCGATGTCGTCGGCCGCGGGAGTTTCGGCTTTCGTCGCTGTGGTCTGCGCAGTCTCCGATTCTGTCGCGGGTGCAGTCGAGTCTCGCGGTGCGATGTTCGGGGCGTTTTCAGGGTGGACTTCTTTCAAGGCTCGCCCCTTGTAACGCCTGGCTGCCAGGAGACCCGCTTCGAAGAGCAGGTACGTCGGGACTCCGAGTAACAGTTGGCTAACAACATCGGGGGGAGTGAGGAGGGCCGCCAGTACAAGGATTGCCACCACCACGTAGGGGCGCTTGCTGCAGACGGTCTCGTAATTCACGATGCCCGCACGGATTAACGCGTAGGTCACCAGCGGGAACTGGAACATGCATCCGAACGCAAGGGAAAGCCAGAGCGCGAGTGTTACCAGGTTAGAAACGCCAAATACGGGCTGCAGGGTCGTGCTTGCAAAGCTCATGCCGAACTGCACAATCAGCGGGAAGCAGACGACAAGGCAGAACGCAACGCCCGCGATGAACAGGAGCGATGTCAGGCAAACGATGGAGCGGATAAAGCGTTTTTCATTGTCGTATAGGGCGGGGAGCACGAACTGCCACATGTTCCAGGCGATGTAGGGCGAAAACAGCACGCAGTCCAGCAGTGCAGAAATCTTGAGCTGCAGCAGGAACACTTCCATCGGGGAAAAGTAATGGAGCGTGACGCCGCCCTGCAGGGCGATTTGCTTACAGAACCAGTCCAGAACGTAGGGCGAAACAAGGAACAGGGGCACGATGCCGATGGCAAGGGCGACAATAGAACGCAAAAGCGCCCGTCGGAGCGCTTCCAAATGCGAAATCAGCGTAGCCTCTTGATCCTGCTTGGTAGTCATAGTGATTAGTGGTTGGTGGTTAGTGATTAGGATTTATAATCGCGGCGAAGCCGCCCTGCATACTAACCACTGTTTACTGCTTACTTTTCTCGGCGGCTTTTTCTACCGTCTTCTGCAGGTCTTCGGCTTCTTCCTTCAGGGCGTCTTTCGCCTTCTTGTACTCGTTCTGGGCGCGTCCCAGGGAACGTGCGAGTTCAGGAATGCGCTTTGCCCCGAACAAAAGGAGCACCACGACCACAATCAGGATTATTTCTGGAATTCCAAGGGACATATTTTACCTGCCTTTTCCTAGAAATATAACACAATCCGCGACGGTGACGAGAATTTATCTACGGTGCCGTCGCGAACTAGGCTACAGTTCGATAATCCTGTATTTGCGGTTA
This window harbors:
- the larB gene encoding nickel pincer cofactor biosynthesis protein LarB translates to MKKFVSKDSFEDIGFAKLDVSRESRTGTSEAVYCAGKTSKQLLKILRKFRDKGCRVLGTKCSKEQAEFIANAGEKICYDELSRTISLADETPAKQKRGRSGGKAAQTVAKLGPVAVCCAGTADLPIAEEAAKTLEFNGVKVVRQYDVGIAGLHRLLSKVEDIRKASVVIAVAGMEGALPGVIAGLVKAPVIAVPTSVGYGASFGGISALLTMLNTCAEGVTVVNIDNGFGAAIAAFRMLKVK
- the tatC gene encoding twin-arginine translocase subunit TatC, encoding MTTKQDQEATLISHLEALRRALLRSIVALAIGIVPLFLVSPYVLDWFCKQIALQGGVTLHYFSPMEVFLLQLKISALLDCVLFSPYIAWNMWQFVLPALYDNEKRFIRSIVCLTSLLFIAGVAFCLVVCFPLIVQFGMSFASTTLQPVFGVSNLVTLALWLSLAFGCMFQFPLVTYALIRAGIVNYETVCSKRPYVVVAILVLAALLTPPDVVSQLLLGVPTYLLFEAGLLAARRYKGRALKEVHPENAPNIAPRDSTAPATESETAQTTATKAETPAADDIDFAAPSSKFQVGAEKDADNWKPY
- the tatA gene encoding twin-arginine translocase TatA/TatE family subunit, with translation MSLGIPEIILIVVVVLLLFGAKRIPELARSLGRAQNEYKKAKDALKEEAEDLQKTVEKAAEKSKQ